Part of the Sander lucioperca isolate FBNREF2018 chromosome 1, SLUC_FBN_1.2, whole genome shotgun sequence genome is shown below.
AAGGTCCTATGACTGctttttgaatgcttttatataggccttagtggtcccctaatactgtatctgaagtcttttttatataggccttagtggtcccctaatactgtatctgaagtctctttcccgaaattcagccttggtgcagaattacagccactagagccagtcccacaatgagctttatttagtatgtgccatttctgtgtctgtagctttaaatgctattgaggaggagagagggggggcaaggtggagggtaagggtgtggccttgaccaactgccatgcttcgctcgtttgcaagccatgtcGTCTCTctggggccatccacacggagacgctttttgatgcaaacgcacattttgcatcgtttgggccgatcgtccaaacgaatcctgtaaacgcactgcctgaaaacacacttttttgaaacctggtcccagggtgaaaaaaattCGAAAACGGCTCCCTTTTGGCTTCGTTTGGATGGCGAAGCCGCATATGtgcgtatcgatgatgtcattgtcacacccctcgacctctaacgttatgtagctaacgttaaacatcgctaaagtagCTGACGCTCCAGCAGGGATGCTGCTATGGTTAGCTGTTTATAACGTGGAAGTAGACAActtatcaactagctagctaatctgtctgcttatctccttgaacggattatagtaacttttagcacggcttattgtagaaaggctaccccaagaaaaacgtgtagattatcaaaaagacattggatcattgatgtttgtttgactgccgatgttagctagcagagctaacgttagcgctgcaaagacacgttttcttgcggcggcctttataaaatgagcagtggtgaaCGTTATTATTGTCTAGCATGTTATGATCGGGAGTGACTGAAGACTATgctcttcttctctgtttttggtgaatttctgtagcagaaacagcggcacctataggcctggaatatgaagtagcgtgttgagtcttttacaaatggatccgtttggacgcacattttttttccacacagttccagggaagacgggaaaaaaaaaagattcttttggtacgtgtggacgtggcctctctttctcatgggcgggccaaattctctaggtgggcaaagcagagaaaggggaggtaacctttccccttatgacatcataaagggaagattccagatcggcccatctgagctttcattttctcaaaggcggagcaggatacccagggctcggtttacatctattgtcatttctagccactgggggaccataggcaggctgggggaactcatattaatcttaaaaaaaaaaaactcataaagtgaaattttcatgccatgggatcTTTAAGTAATTTGTCAAGAGATGCCAAATACACAATTAACAattgatatatatattattgtatcaAGAAGTCACGGTAAACAACTTTTATTAAACTAGGCATGTCTTTTCAATAGGGTTTGCCTTGGATACTTATTATGACAGATGTGCCAATGAATGCTGCACAGTCACGATCATCATTTAGAGTCCTTCACACCAGCTGTGACCAGAAGAACTGCAGCACTGCTTTTGTAGCTCACCTGTATCTTCATGTTAGCTGGTTTGAACTACGGATCATAACTAACGTTATTTAACTCACATCAAGGTGTGACTCTCTTGCAAATTGATCTATAACTGTTACTAACGTTACTGTATACACGGCTTTCACTGTCGTTTCGGGACACCTTACATCAACGTTACCTGGCATGATCGATGAACTTTTCCAGGCTCTTCTGCATCACTTTGTTGAACAACTTTAGCCTTTTATACCGAGCTTCCGTGTCTTCGGACGGTTTAGAAACTGATCCAGGGTTTGGCATCTGTGAGGACACTTCTCCTGTAGCTTCATTAATCTGGTTTTCAGCGGAGTCTTTAACACAAATGTTATCTACAGTGTCCTTTTGTCTTGCGGCTTCGCTTTCCTCCATTTTCAGCTTCCTCTGTTTACGTTTTGCAGTACCCGCCAAATCTACGGCAAGTCACTGCACCCAGAAACTACGAAATCGTTTTGTTTGGCGCAGGCGCAGTTTGAGTCACACCGGGTAGAGTTACTTGAGCTTCAGCTGTCATTGCTCCTCAAACCCCTCGAGGTTGACTGCTGTCTCTTCCAACATGGGTCTAATCACAGGACTGTGTACTTTCTTGTATCACTTACCTCAGATTTACAAATGGTTGCTGAAACCGTATTATATCACCTCGCTCTTCATGACCGTCGCCTTCTTGGTGGTCCGAAAGGCTCCCGGTCTGTGCGAGCATCTGGCGACCCAGCGGGAGGACGGCAACTCCTGCGACTTTGACTGGGTGAGCATTGTGGGGTTAGTGTTGCGCTGCAGTGCTGTCTGCTGCTAAATATAGTTCGGCTAAGTTAGCTTACGTGAGATGAATTAGCTAATTTACTCACTTATTAAAgttgtttcatgttttgtctttttgttttatagagAGAGGTGGAGATTCTCATGTTTCTTAGTGCAATAGTGATGATGAAGAACAGGAGAGCGagtaagtacacacacacacacacacacacacacacacacacgtatatgtGTAAACCAACTGATATCACAACATGgcaagtgtttgtttacattgtaaACAGTCACACTCAATCATTAAAAGTGGCCGATGCACCGAGCAGGTGATGCTCAATTTGGGAGCATGGATGgaaccaccgggatacattgagGCATATGAGAAATGTAGTTCTTAATTAAACCTGTACTTTATACTAAACTGAATACTAAACTATATACAGTGATGTAACTTCGTTCTAACAACGAGGACAAGGTATTTTTGTCCTACAATGTGTTTCTGTTAAACTTCAACCAAATAGGTATTTGTGACCTAATGTGTAACTGttttaaataaacctgaaaccAGAGGAGAAGCCCTGCAGCAAGCCACATCCAGTGTTTTACTAAAAACTCTGCTTTGTTGTGTAAACATTACCATTGCAGTATAGTCCTGACTTCCTGTGACCTTGTATCAATagtgtcaatgttttttttctctgctgcaTCCATTGTTCCTTCTCTatctctcactctttctcaGTCACACTGGAGCAGCACATAGGCAACGTGTTCCTGTTCAGTAAAGTGGCCAACGTCATGCTTTTCTTCAGGCTGGACATTCGGCTCGGCATTCTTTACCTCGCATTGTGTGTCGGTCAGTGGCCTTATAACCCTTGTTACAAATACTGCCCCACCCACAACAAAATTTGACTTTGGGATATTTATGGCAAACTGTCTTCCATTAAGAAGGTCACATTACAATAGTGTTCCTTACCAGCAGCAGGGTACCAGCCCATCACCTCCACCTCAAAATGCTGCAATTAAAATGTGTCACTATCAACACTACAGGTGCAGGATATCCCTCAAAAATAGAAAATTGTTTTACAGAGATGGATCCTTACACGTATTTGGTATTTTAGTCAGTTTTGTTAGTAAATGACTAAACAATTGGAAAACTCATTCAATATGTGAAATATTTTTAATTCCCTGAATGTGTATTCCTTTTGATAATgttaatgtagtttttttttatttcaggttatttacatattaaaacaTAGCAGGAAACCCTCAAAACAGGATATTTTTAAAGCCAAATATTGACTTGGATCTATACATTCCCCTACAGTTACTTTGGAATTATTAGTAGATATTCATAAAATAAGCCAACATTTGGGGAAATTGATAAAAGTGAATATAAAATATACCTGCCAACTGCATCTGGAGCTCCTGTTTTATCACAGATGTTTTAACCTAACACTGGACATCAATACTTAAGAATAAAGGAGCTCTGATTCCAGTGTTTGGGTACCTTTCTTTTATATACTTCTTATTttatattcagatttttttgtattaagCACCTATTCCACTAAGGTAACttcaaacaatactttttttttatttattaacctAATCTAAGATTTTCATAGCttcagaaaatgtaaaacttACATTGCCTCTGTAATGTACACTTATCAGTATCTTTATCTGTGCCTTGTCTCCAGCATTCGTCATGACCTGTAAGCCACCTCTCTACATGGGCCCCGAGTACATCAAGTACTTCAGTGACAAGACCATGGATGTGAGTGTTGTACAGACTATGCTGTATTGCAGTTTCTGATGTAAGACGACCATTTGGAAGTACAGGGCTACCTCAGGCCTCTGATATGTTCAAAATATGTTATGTAATACTATGATATGTTTAAAAGCTTTGAAACAAACAACTGTTGGGAATGTTTAATGTATTCATATGCAATATAATACAAACATAAAGATGTGAGCTTCTAGTCTAGATTGTTTGCATTTTGGACAGTGTCCATCAAACATGTGGAATGCACAGCATAATAGCAGTATGCcaattaatattataatatattaattCAATGTCAGATATATATTACTAGACTACACCTGTCTAGGTGTGAATGACAGAGATCTATACATGTGTAATCTGTTCTTATCTAATTCTGTGTTATTGACTCAttaggaggagctgcagagagacagtcGTGTCACCTGGATTGTTGAATTCTACGCCAACTGGTCCTCTGACTGCCAGTCTTTCGCTCCCGTTTTTGCCGACCTCTCTCTCAAGTAAGACATAAGTAAAATACAGGCCCTTCAGTAAACAAGATACTGGGGAACTGTCTCAGTCAGGGTTTGCCCAGGCCCTGGAATAAGTTAATAAGTCACTCATGTCATGGTAAAACAGATGTAGTTGTGATTGGCTGAGCTGTTTTCATGACAAAACactacacaaatacacacttttTTACTATAAACCTACAAAGCCATACCTgtacttaaaggagaaatccggcgcaaaatgaacctaggggttaataacacgtgtaccgattcaaccgttctctgggatatgttttcatgctaatcgaatgtgaccagttttagcacaaaccgctaattagcttatgaagctagtcgtcggggcacgggtaaagtaaaaagaaattgctatttctataccactaacaagtaccagtcgaacgacgaacacCGTGTAACCAGTAACGTAGCTCAAGCACAGCGTTCGGCGTTCGATTGGTCATGACtgctttcccaagatggcgcccgcctgtatacgtgaaaggtacagtctttataaactatctttttaataaactgtctgtacacttacaaagttctcaatgcttcggtttacatgtagagaccctcattatgctaccgtggaagtgtggtggtattttgagccttgttagtggtatagaaatagcgatttcgttttactttaccagtgccccgatgactagctttataagctaattagcggtttgcgctaaaactggtcacattcgattaacatgaaaacatatcccagagaacggtcaactcagtacacgtgttattaacccctaggttcattttgcgccggatttgtcctttaaataaGCAGCCATGATATCTATTTACTTTGTAGGAAGTATGTTGCTTGAAGTAGATATACCTTATAATTAATAAACAATAAGTTTAACACCCACATATTTCTTGAATCGAGTGAGTATTATATAGGCTATAATACTATTTTCTATGTTTTATCGGTTCTGCATTCACTGTAAAATCATGGTCTTTGATGTCTTGGATATGAAACATAAAATATAACTGTACCAGGAGCAGACCCAGGTGTCTGTCAGCGAGACAGACAAGAGCCTTCTGCCacacaatgttttgttttgagaGCATTTATTCAATGGAAGATTGGCTTAATAACTCCCTTCCATAATCCATACTGTATTTCTGTCCAAATTTGACATTCATTAAAGTTAAGAATTGAATCTAAATAAGCTGTTAATTATTTTAAGATGCATTGAAAGGTTCTTCAGTACTTACAACCACATTGTTGGTTTAAACCTTTATGTGTTCTGCAGAGTAATCTAAGTCAAATGCTCTCTAAAAAATAGACTACATGTTGAATGTTTGGCCAAGACTTCAGTTTTGACTCGAGGTCTAAATGTCTGGTGAATCTTCCCCTGCGTTCTGTAGGTACAACTGTCCTGGACTCAGGTTTGGAAAGGTGGACGTCGGGCGCTATGGAGAGGTTTCAGAGAGGTCGGTCATTTTCTCCGCTCTGCCACTCTTTAATGACGCAGCAGTAGTTTTAATGCCACAATATCGTTTGTTAATGCTTTCCACAAATTTGACAGATTCTCTGAGCACAGTTATTGACTATCCCATGAATTGTTTCTGAACAGGTACAGGGTTAGTACTTCTCCTCTGACCAAGCAGCTGCCCTCACTGGTGCTTTTCCAAGAAGGGCGGGAAGTTATGAGACGTCCAATGGTGGACAATAAAGGGAGAGCTGTGTCTTGGACCTTCAGTGAGGTAAGTCCTGTCTGTACTGTAAGAAACACAAGGTGCAGGttctgtcacattcacacacacacgctaacatGAAGCTTATTTCATCACTAGGAGAACATTATCCGAGAGTTTAACCTCAACGAGCTCTTCCAAAAATCCAAGAAGCTGAACAAAAGCCGCGGTTTGAATGAAGAGGAGCAGAACAGCATTCAGCCAGAGGAGGGCAGCAACGAGCTCCCTTCTGAAACCGACAACCTGGAGCAGCCCACGGAGAGCAAGAAAGATCAGTGAAGTGAAGCGGATGATTTAGAGAGGGGCTGCATGAACTCTTTCATTTTCTTCAGACATTGCCATGCCTTACATTATTGCAAAAGTCCCGATTATGGGCCAGAGAGGAAAATAGGTTCAACCACTACTCAATGTCATGTCTACATTAAGTCTTTACTTTAGCAAATAAATACCCAAAACCGCTGGACCACATTTTCCTGGTCTATGACGCAGTGTAGTTTGAATGCAGCTATGCAATAGATAAATGATTAGGCGACATTTTATTACTTAAGTTATTTGTgaacaaatgcctttttttgtaattgttttttggCTACTTTCAGCAACATCACTGTTAACTTTTGCTGCCTGTATTTTGCCACTAGTGTGTTTACTGATGTTTGTTTCAAAACCAAAGTAAAAGGTGAGAGgtgaaactgaaataaaagataAGCGTGCAGTTAAGACTCATGACACATTCAGTTTTTCATCAGTTTGACCTTTTTATTCTGAgaagacattttttaaaaaaaatctttataagGCCATTTTAGAAATGTCTTTAATGTACTCAGATATTTGTGTGAAACCTTTCCATTCATCACAGCTCACAATAGCAATATTTTATCTCACGTAGAAGTATACTTTTACTGTACCCACATAGTTTCAAATTGTTCAGTGGCTACCATCCTCGGCCAGAGCAGGAAGAAAAGTAACACAGGTTCTCttttatctctgtatgatgGCTACCTGTGCCATTAATGCTTCTTTTCTAGTTACCATGTTACATCAACCATGTGGGCTTTTGACAATATTCTCACAAGTATGCACGCCAGTGAAGCATTCAGCACGACAAACAAAAATCACATGCACACTGAAGACAGACTGGAAGGACTGAAAACTCGTAACACGGTCCTTTGGGTTGAACGATGATACTTGTGTGCTTCAAGCGTTTACTTTCCCCCAAAGACGTGCTACATTCAGCTAGCTTTGAAATTCTACTGCTAACACTCAACTGTAGGGcttgatagaaaaaaaataataaataaactaacTAATGCCCAATCCTgaaactcccacacacacatatccctCCCTCGAATTATTCCGTTCCTAACATagctgaggaaaaaaaaatttaaatgtacCTTTACAGAAGTTTTAAAAGTTAATCAAAAAATCTAATCTGCCTTATATTTATTTCCTCGGAATAGTGTAAAAAATATAAACcgatagaaaaaaataaaaacgtgcATACTTCACTATGAATGGTCTCCAATTGCAAACCAGTCCCTCCTTGAAATTCTATTCAGTGGCAATTACAGTTTCatttataaagtttttttttttttttttcataaaaaatattcatacttcttttctcaaaaaagaaagaacaaactGGTAGAGACTGGTTTGAAGTTGTGCCCAAAAACTAAAAGGTTGTCTTGTCTGGTGAAATAAATAAGCTCGTCCCTCGCTGCCCCTATTTGGCTGGCCATCTTTTAAAAGTTTAAGGTTCTGCTAGCATCTTGACTGACtgacatcacagaaaagaagaaaaaaaataaacaccaaAAATACATACAATGATCTTAAAGCTACTAACAGATTTTGCATAATGTCTCTAGCATAAACATTACAAGCATACATTCCACAAAGATGCTTGTGCTGCAATCGTAATTCAGAATTTCTTTGTGGCTTTCAGAACATTTTGCTCAATTATTTGCAACTTCAGCTGTCCACCACCTGTCCAACGATCATCATTCCCTTTGGATGATGAACATCTCAGCACGAGCTCATGAGTGGCTGATGCAGCCATTAAATACAAACAGGCAACTGATTTGAAATCGCTTTCATGAATAATTACACACAGTACATCTGCCACCGTCATCCATAGTC
Proteins encoded:
- the tmx2a gene encoding thioredoxin-related transmembrane protein 2-A — encoded protein: MGLITGLCTFLYHLPQIYKWLLKPYYITSLFMTVAFLVVRKAPGLCEHLATQREDGNSCDFDWREVEILMFLSAIVMMKNRRAITLEQHIGNVFLFSKVANVMLFFRLDIRLGILYLALCVAFVMTCKPPLYMGPEYIKYFSDKTMDEELQRDSRVTWIVEFYANWSSDCQSFAPVFADLSLKYNCPGLRFGKVDVGRYGEVSERYRVSTSPLTKQLPSLVLFQEGREVMRRPMVDNKGRAVSWTFSEENIIREFNLNELFQKSKKLNKSRGLNEEEQNSIQPEEGSNELPSETDNLEQPTESKKDQ